The following nucleotide sequence is from Bradyrhizobium roseum.
AGAACCACGGGATGATCGTCAACCAATGCGATACGAACCGGCGTCACGCGATGGTCTCCGACGCCTGCAGCGGAATCTGGATAAAGATCGTACTCCCCTTTCCAGGTGCGGATTCGAAGGCGATTGTGCCGCCGAGGAGAGCAACCCTCTCCTTCATGCCGGAAAGACCCAAGCCCGGCGTCCGACCGGGGCCTGACGCAATCCGGCCAACGGTCTCCGGGTCAAAGCCAACGCCATTGTCCTCCAGAACCAGCGCAAGGCTTTCCGGTTTCTTCTCGAGTACGATGCTGACCTTGCTTGCGCTGGCATGTTTCAGGACGTTGGTCAGCCCTTCCTGAATCAATCGGTACAGCACCGCCGCCGCATCGGCTGGCAGAGCATCGTCGCGCCCGAACGTCTGAATATCGACGCGAATGCCGTAGCGCTCTTGCCATTCCGCAACATAGGCCTCGATCGCCTTGAAGAGGCCGAGATCATCGATGGCCGTCGGCCGCAGGTCTGACGCCGTACGATGAATGTCGCGACCAATCTGGGCCGCAAGCTGCTCCAGCCAACGCACCTGCGCCGTCGCCCCCTCTTCACTCGTGCCTTTGGCCAATCGCTGCTCCAGCGCTTTCAGTCCGAGAGACAGCCCGGTCACCGTCTGACCGATCTGATCGTGCAGCTCGCGCGAAATGCGGCGCTGCTCCTCTTCCTGCGCCGAGGCTAGTCGTCGCAGCAAATGAGACCGTTCAGTCTCCGCGCGCTTGAGAATATCGATGTCGGCCAATACGCCGTTGATAACGTGACGCCGGTTGGGCGGCCCCTCCGCCCTTCCCGCCGCGCGCAGCCAGTACTCCCCGCGGTCGTCGGACTGCACCAGGAACTCGACGCTGCCGGATCTGCCACTCTCAAGGCAGTCGGTGGCGAACGAAGTCAGCGCGACGCGGTGCGGCGACTCGATCTGCGCGAAAATCCGCTCGGCCGGAAATCGGGTTTCTCCCGATCGCGCGGCCGCCAGGCCCAGCAGCGCGCAAAATCGACTGCAGCCGATGAACTCGTTGGCGGATAGATCCCAGCGCCACGTGCCGAGTTCGGCCGCATCGACCGCGAGCGCCCCGCGCTTTTCGCTATCCA
It contains:
- a CDS encoding sensor histidine kinase; the protein is MFVIAGKKESRATVIARLGTLLSSGSSRPKEGFWLFAALVLTAAIPVLLLGGWMAYITADQERNYARKAATEALTQVAHRIEGEISREVQVAETLASSVALDHGNLRDFYLEATRIVASRPLWETAALTRPDQEQVLNVLRPLGAPLGPVTDTESFNAVVRTRKPVLGGLGPYQAAIGKQLVSLRVPVVRDGELRYVLTIGLLPDQISTILGQAGLPEGWAGTVIDAREKMVARTPDVKVAKAAATTPAVQEAMARGGSNSARTQTREGVDVETVHRVLAGTDGWSVHVGVPVSELNAPVSRSLRLLFSGTAASVGLAIALGLVIAREIAQRRRMESLQSAAALLDSEKRGALAVDAAELGTWRWDLSANEFIGCSRFCALLGLAAARSGETRFPAERIFAQIESPHRVALTSFATDCLESGRSGSVEFLVQSDDRGEYWLRAAGRAEGPPNRRHVINGVLADIDILKRAETERSHLLRRLASAQEEEQRRISRELHDQIGQTVTGLSLGLKALEQRLAKGTSEEGATAQVRWLEQLAAQIGRDIHRTASDLRPTAIDDLGLFKAIEAYVAEWQERYGIRVDIQTFGRDDALPADAAAVLYRLIQEGLTNVLKHASASKVSIVLEKKPESLALVLEDNGVGFDPETVGRIASGPGRTPGLGLSGMKERVALLGGTIAFESAPGKGSTIFIQIPLQASETIA